A part of Mycolicibacterium sp. TUM20985 genomic DNA contains:
- a CDS encoding PhzF family phenazine biosynthesis protein, with the protein MTETLVNLAYCHVDVFSPSPFGGNSLPVFPDAGDLSAKQMLRITQELRHFEAIFLKPGGQPGTVGARIFDLLGELAFAGHPLIGAAAVLHDRSGGGRAQRWQFELPGRTAEVTTEVNAGDYSGLLDQGTPEFYGALYDCAQLARALNLTEDDLDPDLPIEVVSTGLRYLIVPVRPGALSRARISRDITGLLQGAGAQFAVLFDESAVEIRHWNNDGIIEDVATGSAAGTIGAYRLRHGLVRGGVTFILNQGQFTGRPSKLRVLPEGSRHRVERIKVGGDVSFVGHGVIEARP; encoded by the coding sequence GTGACGGAGACCCTGGTGAATCTCGCCTACTGCCACGTCGATGTCTTCAGCCCGTCCCCCTTCGGCGGCAACAGCCTGCCGGTGTTTCCCGACGCTGGGGACCTCAGTGCCAAACAGATGTTGCGCATCACCCAGGAGTTGCGGCATTTCGAAGCCATCTTCCTCAAACCAGGGGGCCAGCCCGGCACCGTCGGTGCCAGGATCTTCGATCTGTTGGGCGAGTTGGCCTTTGCTGGACACCCGCTCATCGGGGCGGCGGCCGTTCTACACGACCGGTCGGGGGGAGGTCGCGCACAACGCTGGCAGTTCGAGCTTCCCGGCAGGACGGCCGAGGTCACGACCGAGGTCAACGCCGGCGACTACTCCGGCCTGCTGGATCAGGGCACCCCAGAATTCTATGGCGCACTGTATGACTGCGCCCAGCTCGCCCGTGCGTTGAATCTCACGGAGGACGACCTCGACCCGGATCTGCCGATTGAAGTGGTCAGCACCGGCCTTCGGTACCTGATCGTGCCCGTTCGGCCGGGCGCCCTGTCGCGGGCCCGAATTTCACGCGACATCACCGGATTGCTGCAGGGCGCTGGCGCCCAGTTTGCGGTCCTGTTCGACGAATCGGCCGTCGAAATTCGGCACTGGAACAACGACGGAATCATTGAGGACGTGGCGACGGGCAGCGCCGCAGGCACGATCGGCGCCTATCGCCTGCGCCACGGACTTGTCCGCGGCGGGGTCACCTTCATCCTGAACCAGGGCCAATTCACCGGCCGCCCAAGCAAATTACGCGTGCTACCAGAGGGCAGCCGGCACCGGGTCGAGAGGATCAAGGTGGGCGGCGATGTCTCCTTCGTCGGACACGGCGTCATCGAGGCCCGTCCATGA
- a CDS encoding ornithine cyclodeaminase family protein, with product MSADDIRASVCFDDLIEPVARAFQESSASLADNGLVVMFPAERVELGDVYVKTGTLRGHDIFIVKVSPWFRSNAERGQPQGGFVGVFDSHTGRTLALLDDEHYLSDIRTAAAGAVAARLLAPSNVTTAAVLGAGTQAYWQTLALHRERPFTTLLIWARSRHKAELLKSRLTDELPGVDLRCSPDVERTVRDADVLITATTARQPLVQGAWLREGLHITAVGADDPTKCELDSTALRRARVFVDARETTAANGDVHRAIRAGQYSLEEISGELGEVISGQSVGRTSDTDITITKLVGIGAQDLVAAEVALARLPVPASSDRFTTISTE from the coding sequence GTGAGTGCCGACGACATCCGCGCAAGCGTGTGCTTCGACGATCTCATCGAGCCGGTAGCGCGGGCTTTTCAGGAGTCCAGCGCGAGCCTCGCCGACAACGGGCTGGTCGTGATGTTTCCCGCCGAGCGCGTCGAACTCGGCGACGTCTATGTCAAGACCGGCACGCTGCGGGGGCACGACATCTTCATCGTCAAGGTATCGCCCTGGTTCCGATCCAATGCCGAACGCGGGCAACCCCAAGGCGGATTCGTCGGGGTCTTCGACAGCCACACAGGGCGAACGCTGGCTCTGCTGGACGACGAGCACTACCTCTCCGACATCCGGACCGCCGCCGCCGGAGCCGTTGCCGCCCGGTTGCTCGCGCCGTCCAACGTCACGACAGCTGCCGTGCTTGGCGCGGGCACGCAAGCCTATTGGCAAACCTTGGCGCTCCATCGCGAACGCCCGTTCACGACCCTATTGATCTGGGCCCGCAGCCGGCACAAGGCCGAGCTGCTCAAGTCCCGCCTGACCGACGAATTACCCGGCGTCGACCTCCGCTGTTCGCCTGATGTCGAGCGCACCGTCCGCGACGCAGACGTCCTGATCACGGCGACGACGGCGCGTCAACCGCTGGTCCAAGGCGCGTGGCTGCGCGAAGGCCTGCACATCACCGCCGTCGGCGCCGACGACCCCACCAAGTGCGAACTCGACTCGACAGCGCTTCGCCGTGCTCGAGTCTTCGTTGACGCGCGAGAGACCACCGCGGCCAACGGTGACGTTCACCGAGCAATTCGCGCCGGCCAATACTCGCTCGAGGAGATCTCCGGCGAGTTGGGCGAAGTGATCAGCGGCCAGAGCGTTGGACGCACGTCAGACACCGACATCACCATCACCAAACTCGTCGGAATCGGCGCGCAAGATCTCGTTGCCGCAGAGGTGGCGTTGGCGAGGCTACCCGTTCCAGCTAGTTCCGACCGTTTCACGACCATCTCCACCGAGTAA
- a CDS encoding ArsR/SmtB family transcription factor has translation MATARAAWLRQLSSAFRRCLTVRAEGRYFAFVRNSKTVRGAAPLKAIKAVSSPVRLEILSLLKDPVANFPPQRDGDLLRDGVCADFIRDKLGIAAATASRHLTLLTDAELLIGTRKKGWTFYRRDEPAIQRFTELLRSEL, from the coding sequence ATGGCCACTGCCCGTGCGGCTTGGTTGCGTCAGTTGTCGAGCGCCTTCCGCCGATGCTTGACAGTTCGGGCTGAAGGCCGCTATTTTGCATTTGTGCGAAATAGCAAAACGGTCCGAGGGGCGGCGCCGCTGAAGGCGATCAAGGCCGTTTCGAGTCCAGTGCGGCTGGAGATCCTGTCCTTGTTGAAGGACCCGGTGGCCAACTTCCCCCCGCAGAGGGACGGTGATCTCCTACGCGATGGCGTCTGCGCTGACTTCATCCGGGATAAGTTGGGGATCGCGGCCGCGACAGCGAGCCGACACCTCACGCTGTTGACCGACGCTGAATTGTTGATCGGGACGCGCAAGAAGGGCTGGACGTTCTATCGCCGCGACGAGCCCGCGATACAGCGGTTCACCGAACTCCTCAGATCTGAGCTGTGA